The genomic stretch CTTGCCTCACCCTCCGGCCGCTCCCCGAAGATGTGCATGCCGTCTGGAATGCGGGAGGATGCAATCACTCCAAGATGCCGATGCACCCGCCCTATGAAGGCAGAAAAGTCTCCCCCCGTCTCTGGAAGACGGGTCTCCTCTGCGATACCACCTTCACGGACGGCAGCAGTGATCATATGTTCAAGGGTATGTGCACGGGCCGGATCACTCTCCTTTGCACGAGCATACTCGTCAAGAAGTCCTTCGAGATCCTTTAACGCACCATAGAGGCCGCTTGCCTGCATTACCGTCTGCATATGATCTACGAGTGTCGCACAGGCACGCCGTTTTGCGATCGACCCCTCAGGGGGGTTGTCGGCATTGTAGATGTAAAGATGAGGGATTGTGCCGATGGCAATGTCGGGGAAGCATCGTGAAGAAGGAGCCGCAGATTTCCCCGGCAGAAACTCAAGGTTTCCATGTGTTCCGACGTGGATGATGACATCGGCGCCAAAAACCCGTTCCAGCCACCGGTAGGTTGCGAGGTACTGGTGAGTCGGCGGAATCTCGGGGTCGTGGAGTATCTTGCAGGCCTCGCCGTCGCACCTTGCCCCCGCGCATCCGCGTTTCGGCTGGACACAGACGACTGCGTTCCCATAGGATACTCCGGTGACGACGATGTTACCGTCGTGTACCATGGCGGCAGGGACACCATCCATCTCTTCTCCCGGCGGCCGCCCCCAGGACTCCTCCATTTTCACCTGTACTGTTGGATCGAGCTCGGAGAACCACTCCCGGTACTCGCTCTCATCAACGAGGGCAAGGGCACCCCCGCACCGAATGATCGAACCGACCGATGTCCAGCGGAAGTCGCTGATCGCACGCTTCTCCATGATCAAATCGATCAGTTCTTTACCACTCTGAGGAGGATCAACCGAATAACCCCCATCTTTCATTGCGTTGAGAATCTTTGCAACGCTTTCCAGTGTATCGAGATGGGCGCCGGCGCCGACAGTTGCCTCGACCGATGAGCAGGGCTTGTTATGGAGTATGAATGCGACCTTTCGTTCTTCCGGGCTCTTCTCCCGCAGTCGGATCCATGCTTCAACCCTCTTGCAGATCCGCTCGATCCTATCCGGGATCGGCTCATGCATTCCGGTCCCCTCACCGGAATCGACCTCGGTTCCGACGGCAAGCATCTCGATCATCCCCTGCATCTCAGGCAGAGCGACACTCCAGCCGATCTCGGTAGCAGACAGACCAAGAGGTGAATCAAGCCATTCCGGATGTGTCTTGTGATATAGGATGACCGGGTGAATAACGGGTACATCAAGTTCGGAGAAGATATCCCGTGATCCTTCTGCATTAGATGCTTGGAAGACCGGTTGAAGGTTGATGATGAATGATACCTCTCCAGAGAACCACTCCCGGGCGACTTCGGGTCCCGGTCGAGCGCCGAGGTCGGCATCCCCGCCGGAGAGGCAGAAGATCGGAATGACATCTGCGAATAATTCAACCCTCCTGATGAGAGCATCGACGACCTCCTGGTCCCCGTTTGCCCAGTAGGTCCGTGAGAAAACTATTCCCACCGATAAGGGATGGCGCCGTGGGCGGAAGGTACGGTAGGCATTCAGGTCGGCGAAAGGCTCTTTTGCATCAGGATAATAGATCCCTTCCCATGGCATAGGCACCGGGGGTTCGGGTTCGGTATCGTCACCGGCGGCAATATGCTTGAGATACCGGATCATCCGGCAGTAGTTCTCTTCTCCGCCATGCGTCATGTAGGCCGAGACGGCGGCGACGGATTTGACCGGAACTGTAGAAAGTGACCAGAAAGCCTGGTTATGCCCAAACGAGACGATAGGAATGTCGGTTCGGAGGCGCGGTATCAGGTCGTCCCATGCGGCATCCTGCGAGGGGTGGAGGAGGATCAGGTCTGCCTCCTGTTGGGAAGAGAGGAACCGCTCCTGTGCATCCGGTTGGGCGACATCGTGGATGCCGGTGATCTCAAGAAAGATCTTTTCACGGTATGCGGCCGCAGTAAGAAGGGGGATGTCCGATCCCCACACAATGGCAGCGATCTTCATGATCTTCCCCCCGCTATTGCATGAAGCGGTGCAACAAGAAGGCCCGCTTCGGGATCGTGTATAATCCGTGCATTCACCCCGTAGACCTCGCGTATCTGCTCCGGAGTGATGAGGTCTTCCGGGCTCCCGAACCCGACGATGTGGCCGCCTTTGAGCAGCATCAACCGGTCGGCATAGCGTGCGGCGATGCTCAGATCGTGAACCGCCATGATGACGGTCATACCTGCTGTCCGCGAGAGGTCGTGGACGATGGCAAGTGTTTCCAGCTGATGGTGGATATCAAGGTTGTTTGTCGGTTCGTCGAGGAGGAGGACTTTTGGGTCCTGGGCAACTGCTCTTGCGATCAGCACCTTCTGCTGCTGGCCTCCGGAAAGCTCGTTGAAATCGCGGTCGGCGAGATCTTCAATTCCGAGGAGCCGGATCGCATACTCGATCCAGTTGAGGTCCTCTTCTCCAAGTCGCCACCCCATATGCGGAGTCCTTCCCATCATGATCACGTCAAAGACGGTTGCCGCAGAGATCCGTGCTCCGTTCTGGGGTACATAGCCGATCGTCATTGCGATGTCATGCTGGCGCATCGAACGGAGATTCCGGTCATTGATGAGTATGGTTCCTTCCGGATGAAGGATCCGATCTATGCACCGGATGAGGGTGGTTTTTCCCGAGCCATTCGGCCCGACAAGACAGGTAATTGTGCCTTTATCAATCTGGAAAGTCAGATCCCGCAGTACCGGAGTGCTACGGTAGGCAAAGCAGAGTGTGTCTACGTTGATGGTTACCAATAGTTTCGCCCCCTTCTGAGGAAGAGCAGGATGAAGAATGGAACGCCAAGGAAGGCGGTCATGATCCCAACCGGCAGAATCTGCGGTGCCATGATGGTTCTTCCGATGCTGTCTGCACCGAGGAGAACGAGTGCGCCCACCACAGCAGTTCCCGGCAGAAGGAACCGGTGGTCCCCCCCGATAACCATTCGTGTGATGTGCGGTGCAACAAGCCCGATGAACCCGATTGTGCCGGTGAAGCAGATGACACCGGCGGTGAGCAGGGAAGCTCCCGCCATCCCTCCTATCCGGAGTCGTTCGACCGGGACACCCAGGCTCGTTGCCGCCTCATCACCGGCAGCGAGGGTATTCAGACTGCGTGCAGAGATGAGAAAGAGCGGGAAGGTGCAGCCGATCAGAACTGCAGCAACCGTCACCGTCTCCCATGTGGATCGCCCGAGGCTTCCAAACATCCAGAAGACTACTGCATGGACGTCTTCTGAGCTTCCGATGTACTGGAGGAAACTGGTCAGTGCCGAGAAGAGGTACATGATCGCAATTCCTGCCATGATCATCGTCTCGGGGGTGACCCCTTTGTACCGGGCAAGACCATAGACGAGGGCGGCAGCGATCAGCGTGAAGAGGAAGGCGTTCCCGACGATGAGGGAGCCTCCCGCGACGACACCGGCTCCAAGAACGATAGCAAGCGATGCTCCAAAACTTGCCGCCGAGGCGATTCCAAGGGTAAAGGGGCTTGCAAGCGGGTTTCGTAAGATACCCTGCATCACTGCTCCGGCAAGTCCAAGAGCGGCACCGGCAAGGATACCCATCAGGATGCGGGGAAGACGGTAGTCCCAGATGATTGTTCCCGCTTCACTTGCACCGTCAGGCCCTGTGAGGATAATTGTATAGACGTCAAGGACGCTTATTGGATATGACCCGAGTGTCGCTGCCATCCCTGTGA from Methanoculleus chikugoensis encodes the following:
- a CDS encoding cobaltochelatase subunit CobN, whose amino-acid sequence is MKIAAIVWGSDIPLLTAAAYREKIFLEITGIHDVAQPDAQERFLSSQQEADLILLHPSQDAAWDDLIPRLRTDIPIVSFGHNQAFWSLSTVPVKSVAAVSAYMTHGGEENYCRMIRYLKHIAAGDDTEPEPPVPMPWEGIYYPDAKEPFADLNAYRTFRPRRHPLSVGIVFSRTYWANGDQEVVDALIRRVELFADVIPIFCLSGGDADLGARPGPEVAREWFSGEVSFIINLQPVFQASNAEGSRDIFSELDVPVIHPVILYHKTHPEWLDSPLGLSATEIGWSVALPEMQGMIEMLAVGTEVDSGEGTGMHEPIPDRIERICKRVEAWIRLREKSPEERKVAFILHNKPCSSVEATVGAGAHLDTLESVAKILNAMKDGGYSVDPPQSGKELIDLIMEKRAISDFRWTSVGSIIRCGGALALVDESEYREWFSELDPTVQVKMEESWGRPPGEEMDGVPAAMVHDGNIVVTGVSYGNAVVCVQPKRGCAGARCDGEACKILHDPEIPPTHQYLATYRWLERVFGADVIIHVGTHGNLEFLPGKSAAPSSRCFPDIAIGTIPHLYIYNADNPPEGSIAKRRACATLVDHMQTVMQASGLYGALKDLEGLLDEYARAKESDPARAHTLEHMITAAVREGGIAEETRLPETGGDFSAFIGRVHRHLGVIASSRIPDGMHIFGERPEGEARAHFIHAAARFNNALSKALFADSCSPENVELLRERESAELAFVRAILSGSNALDAVHTAVGRPPLPGTEDDLFAVAALILTLNTGINETNEIRSLLHGISGGFIPPGPSGLITRGKTDILPTGRNFYSLDPSTVPTKAAWMVGRKLADALLKTYLEEHGDYPKTVAMDWMSSDLMWTDGEQFAQILTLLGVEPVWEGVKVTGFSVIPIEDLGRPRVDVTVRASGIIRDCFFSAIELLDRALAAVSELDEPDDKNPIGMHTRESGTTKRIFGSRPGTYGSGVNLAVFASAWKEEKDLAEIFLDWNSYSYGDGDIGTENRSGFSSLLSHVDATFNKTATDEYDLTGCCCYFGTHGGMTAAARHLSGKRVEAYYGDTRTPSQVEVRTLAAELRRVVTTKLLNPAWIEGMKRHGYKGAGDIAKRVGTVYGWEASTGEVDDRIFDEIAKTFVLDPENRAFFKEANPFALEEIGRRLLEAECRGLWNPDPEVSEGLRDAYLETEGWLEDRLDGADGQVQGGAITIMTLEEIRASRNMKREQQE
- a CDS encoding ABC transporter ATP-binding protein; the protein is MVTINVDTLCFAYRSTPVLRDLTFQIDKGTITCLVGPNGSGKTTLIRCIDRILHPEGTILINDRNLRSMRQHDIAMTIGYVPQNGARISAATVFDVIMMGRTPHMGWRLGEEDLNWIEYAIRLLGIEDLADRDFNELSGGQQQKVLIARAVAQDPKVLLLDEPTNNLDIHHQLETLAIVHDLSRTAGMTVIMAVHDLSIAARYADRLMLLKGGHIVGFGSPEDLITPEQIREVYGVNARIIHDPEAGLLVAPLHAIAGGRS
- a CDS encoding FecCD family ABC transporter permease, coding for MDVISARDGYIDRTHSRILIIGFSVAFLILLTGMAATLGSYPISVLDVYTIILTGPDGASEAGTIIWDYRLPRILMGILAGAALGLAGAVMQGILRNPLASPFTLGIASAASFGASLAIVLGAGVVAGGSLIVGNAFLFTLIAAALVYGLARYKGVTPETMIMAGIAIMYLFSALTSFLQYIGSSEDVHAVVFWMFGSLGRSTWETVTVAAVLIGCTFPLFLISARSLNTLAAGDEAATSLGVPVERLRIGGMAGASLLTAGVICFTGTIGFIGLVAPHITRMVIGGDHRFLLPGTAVVGALVLLGADSIGRTIMAPQILPVGIMTAFLGVPFFILLFLRRGRNYW